Sequence from the Halopelagius inordinatus genome:
CGAGGTGGCGCCGTCGCCGAAGTGGGCCACCGAGATTCGGTCCTCGCCTCTCAGTTTCGTCGCCATCGCCATCCCCACGGCGTGCGGCAAGTGGTCGGCGATGGTGATGTTGAGCGGAAAGACGTTCTCGTCCGCGAGTTCGGCGTTACCGCGTTCGTGACCGGCCCAGTAGAGGAGGTACTCCCACGGAAACCCGCGCGCGACGACGGCGCCGTGTTCGCGATACTGATACGAGACCACGTCTTCGGCGGCGAGCGCGTACATCGACCCTATCTGGGATCCCTCCTGCCCCGCGAGCGACGAGTACGTCCCCATCCGCCCCTGTCGTTGGAGGCTTATCATCCGCTCGTCGAACCGACGACAAAAGCGCATGTCGCGGTACATCGCCACGAACGTCTCGTCGTCCAGGTCGGGGACCAGGTCGGGCGCGACGACGTCGCCGTCCGCATTCAACACCTGCACTCGGTCGTCCGGTTCTCGCGAAAACAGGTCGTCCGTCGGTGCCATCGATTACCTACCCCTTCGCGGAGGGGAGACAAGAAGGACCCGGTCGCCTCGGACCGACGGCGCTACGCTTCGAGAACTTCGACGAGGTTCGACTCGGGGTCGCGGAGAAAACAGATTCGCGTCCCGCTTTCGGTCGTCTGCGGTTCGCTGAGCGTCTCGACGTCGGATGGAAGACCGGCGTAGAACGAATCCACATCGTCGACGGCGAATCCGAGGTGTTTCGCGCCCGATTGGTTCACCGTCTCGGTCGGAACGTCCTCGCCCTGCGGATCGTACTCGACTAGTTCGACGCGGACGCCGTCGCCGTCGAGGTGAGCGAACCGCCCCGTCGCACCGTCGACGCCGACGGCGGTGGAGAAGGCGTCTCCGGAGACGGTGAAGCGGTCGAGAACGTCGAATCCGAGGACGTCAGCGTAGAACTCCACCGAACGGTCGAGGTCGGAGACTGTGATACCGACGTGGTGCGCGCGGAGGTCAGACATACCGTACCCGCAGAGTGCCGGTCGGAAAGTCGCTTCGGCTCTCGGCGACGCGCGAGAGTCGGGTCAGTACTGTCCGGCCCCGTCGGCCCGAACCGACATCGTCGTCAAAACGACGCCAACGACGCAGAGCACCGAACTGAGGAGGACACCGGCGACGAGCGACAGCGTCCCCGAGACGCCCGCGGTGAGAATCCACCAGACGCCGAGGAGTCCGCCCGCGGCGAACGCCGCGCCGGGGACGCCGAGGAACAGCCGAGGGTTCCGAATCGCACCCGCCCGCAGGAGTCGAATCGCGACGGAGACGCCGTGGCGAACCGGGTTCGACGTGTTCGGGTGGGGAACGTCGTAGTTGACCGATATCGGTACCTCTCCGACGCTCAGTCCGCGTTCGTTCGCCGAGGCGAGCATCTGTGACTCGACGCCGAACCCCTCGTCGGTCACCGCCAGCGTCTCGATCGCCGTCCGGTCGAACGCGCGAAAGCCCGACTGGGAGTCGGTGACCGAGTATCCCGTATTCGCCTCGGTGATTCCGTCGAGGATGCGCTGGCCGACACGGCGGTACAGCGACGTATCATCCCGGTTACCCTCGAGATACCGGCTCCCGATGATGATGTGGTCCGGCCCCTCCGCACAGGCCGAGAGCAACGTCTCGGCTTCCTTGGGACGGTGCTGCCAGTCCCCGTCCAGAAGAACGAGATACTGCCAGCCGTTCTCGCGAGCGTACTCGAAAGCGTTCTCGATGGCTTTTCCCTTCCCGCGATTTACCTCGTGGCGGACGACGCGCGCCCCCGCCGCCTCGGCGAGTTCGGCCGTCGCGTCCGCGCTTCCGTCGTCTACGACCAGGACTTCGCCCGCGACGGTTCTCGCCTCTATCACCACGCTGCCGATGGTCGCCGCTTCGTTGTACGCCGGGATTACCACGAGTGCGTCCGTTCGCCCGGCGTCGGCGGTCTGAATCGCCTCGCGTCCCTCGGCCGTACTGTCCATCTTGTGATCCGTACTAGTACTACCGTGCCGAACAAGTGTGTCTTGTGGCAGAGAACAATCGAGCGAAACGGCGAGCACCCCGAATACGGTCGCACACCGATACCCGGTGTCCACTCTCTCGGCTTTTAACCCGGCACAGATAACGCGTCAGCCTGAGACTCGAAAGACACCCTGTAACCGCCGTGATCGACAGTTAGCCGACGCTGAACGGCGCTCGAAGTCCTCGGTCCAGATACGACCGAGAAAAACGGAGGGAATCGTGACGAGTCCGACTCCCACTACTGCATAGTGGGGCGTTTGCCGAGTTGAGTGAGCACGTCTCGAACTGTCCGAGAACCGTCTCGGTACTGCTTCGCCGCGGGAGCAGGGGTAGCGGGCGATGGCAGTTCCGATCTCGGTAGTATCGGCCTTGTCGGTTATTCTTCGAGTTCCAACCAACCTCGGAGGGTGTCCTCGTCGACGACGACGAACTGTTCTGTCTCGTCTCGGGACATTCCTTTGCGGTGGATAGTAACGAGGAGGCGAGTGGATTTGGCCGGGACGCTCTGACCAGTCACCTCACAGATGACGGTTTCATCGGACGCTATCGACCTGTGAGCAACCGCTGTGACCTCCCAGCCGTCGCCTCGGTTCGGAAGCGTCGCACCTCGATACCAGGGTGCCGAGTCGGTCATTTCTCCACCTGATTTTCGTCGAGAGCGTTTTCTGGGCTGTAACCTCCGGATTTTGCGGGTGGCATCGAGTCGGATGACGGTACTGCGCGGACCCGCTTGAATCTACGTACGTGTATCGCGCTACACGTAAGTGGAATGCGGTAACACAGATTCCCGCTTTCCACCCTTTCTCTCCCCGAATATCCGGCATTCAGCGTTCCGTATCGCATGCACAAATCATATAATGCTATACAGAATTGGAATCGGCATCTCCATCTCTGAGGCCATCCAGAGTGGGTTATGGTGGGTAATACTTAAGTAGGAGTGGGTTATAGTGGGTTACAAGATGAAAGTTGACGCCAACGACTTGCAAACGAACGAAACCGACGACCGAGGGCGGATCTATCTCGGAACCGAGTACGCGAACAAGCGCGTCACAGTTGCCGTGGTCGAGGTCGAATCCGACCGCCCAGACGAGGATGAACTGGCCGCCGCATACCGCGAAGCGTCCGAGAGTGCAACCTCTCTTGCCGAAGAGTGGGACGAAACCTCGGACGAAGCCTGGAGCGGACTTGACGAATGAGCGAGCGCTCAGAGGTAAGGCGCGGAGACGTCGTCATCCTCCGACTCGACCCGGCGGAAGGACACGAGATGAAAAAGACGCGACCGGCGGTCGTCGTGCAAAACGACATCGGAAATAAGAACTCTGGGACGACTATCGTCGCACCTGCGACAGGGACCTATCGGGAGTACCCATTCGAGGTGTTTGTCGAGGCATCGGACTCTCCCTTCGAGAAGGATTCATCGATTCGGCTCGACCAGATTCGAGCGGTGTCCATCGAACAACGTATTCACTCCGTCGCCGGGTCACTAGATAGTTCGACGATGCTGGACGTCGACGAAGCGTTGAAGTTGAGCCTCAGTCTCGATTAATTTGCTAGTTGAATCGATCGTGGAGGGGTTCAGCCCGTCTGCATCGAAAAACTGCAGTCTCATCTACTGCGACAATGAGGGGTGAGCTGGCGACCTGCCGAGCTTTCGAGCCGCTTAGGAGGTGATTTGTTCACTGATTCGTCTGTATCTAGCTTCGAATAGTGTCGGAGAACGGCAGAAATGACGAATGGCAGTGATTTTATGTATAATTCCATCATGAGAGCTATATGGCCGATTCCAAGTTCTTTGTCTCTCTGCTAATAGCAGGTTTGCTCATACTAGCAGGGGTCAGCATACTCGGATACGCACTTCTTGTGGCCGGGCAACTCCTTCTCGGACTTTTCGGATTCGTTGTGTGTCTGGCGATGGCTTCCTTACTGGTGTGGAAAACCCGCTAAGAGACTGGAATCCTATTAGAGAATTCATTCCAGGGTCTATTTGAAGCCTCGGGCAAACGTGACGGGAGCAGCCCAAATCGCCCTCGCAGTGAGACAGATGACTGGTGCCGGGGTTACGGATATCAAGGCGTGGCGAACGCCGACCTTGTGCATATACTCGGGTGAGCGCCGTCACAGCCTCTTCGACGAACTCGGCTTGGAGGCGACTTACCAGAGATCGGTGTTCACGATCAATCGGGTGGACGCTCCACGGAACGATTTGCCTCTCTTCAGGCCCTCGGCAGAGCGCACTTCCAGTACCGGACTAGCGCGATGGAGTCCCCACACCACGATGCAGTTAGTTCAAAGCGGACCCGCCCCCGAGTCACTCCACTCGAGCCCGTCGTAGACGAACGACGAATGTCGTCCCCGTCGGTTCGTTGTCCTCGATCCAGACATCACCACCGTAACTGTCTACCACCGTGTCGATAAGATACAGTCCGAGGCCCGTGCCCGAACTCTCGAGTCCTTTCTCACCACGACCGAACACGTCCTCTTTCCGTTCGTCGGGGATACCCGGCCCGTTATCCGAGACGCGAACGCAGACGTCTGTCTCGTCTCGAGTAACCGCGATTTCGATTTCGGTACTCTCGTCGTGGTTGTGTTGAACGGCGTTCGTGAGGAGGTTGCGGAAGACGGCACCTAAGAGGTCGTTTGCGACGACCTGCACCTCCGAAAGCGCCTCAGGTTCGTCGATATTCACAGAGCAGTCGCCCGCACGGAGCGTGTTCACCTCTTCTGTAAGTACGCTACCAAGCCGCACTGACTCGGTCGCCGATTTATCAGAGAGCATCGTCGACATGAGTACGCGGACGGAGTCGGTTAGCTCCGAGGCGTGTTCGCTGTTCCGTACGATGGTCTCTAGTCGTTCGATGGTGACCTCGTCGTCGGCGCGTTCTTGCGCGAGTCGGGCGTTCCCGAGGACGACCATCATATCGTTGCGGATGTCGTGCCGGAGGATTTCGTTTAGCAGTCTGAGCTTGTCGTTTCGGTCGACAATCGTCTGTTGGTGTTCGTGTAATTCGGTGACGTCTCTGAGGACGACGACCCACCCGACGTGATATCCCTGCCGTTCGAGCGATTGTGACCGGACGCTGAGATAGACCGGACCGTCAAGGTCGACGCGAACGACCTCCTCAGGGTCGGCCTCGACGTCGAGCGACGGATGCCCGTCCGTCACGATGTCGCCGAGAGAGATATCGAGTTGCTCCAGCAGTTCTATCCCCCGTTCGTTGGCGTGGATGATTCGTTTTTCAGCGTCGAGGACGAGGACGCTGTCGGGAGACGCCTCCATCGCGGTCGAGTACGCGATAGGCGGCAAATTGAGGAAGTGATAGCGGGCGATTGCGACACCAAGCGCCAACGACGTCACGCCAGCGGACGTCGGAATCAGGTTGATGCTTTCGGACGTAAACGGTGGAACGGCAACAAAGGAGAGGCCGACGAACACGAACGGGGCGGCGATACCTCCAGTGACTAAGAGGGCCTGAGGGAGATACGATCGGCCGAGTCGAAGCGCCTCCGAGAGCATCAGTCCGACAGCAAGCGCCGAGACGAGCGCGTTGTAAACGAGTTCGAGTACGACGTGCGCAACTCCGGTGTCGACGCGAAGAATCACCAGCCCACCGCGTTCGACGACGCGCGTCGATTCGAAAGCGAGACTGTATGGGTTCGTAAATAAGACGAGAAGGAACACCGCCGGAACGAGCAACAGTACGGCGAGGACCGAGGCTCGTATCTCATCTTCACGGTCCGTGTTGATTAGAACGAACAGCAGGGCGAACGAACCGAGCGGTGCGACTCCGAAGTAGAGCAGTCGATAGAAGAACAGCTTCATCGCCGGATTCGTATGAAGGAGCTTGAGCGTCGAAAAGAACGTCCAGATCACGAGACACACGTTCACGAGTAGGAACGATTTGAGAAGCGAGGTTGCGCTCTCCGTCCGGATTTTCCAGAGCGTGTACCCACCGAGAACGACGGTAATTATCATCGCGCCGACGGTGGGCAGTGCCAGCGGGGTGAACTGCCAGCTCATGAGGGAAAAACGGGCACCGAAGAGAGGGCAGTAATTGATTGCTCGTTAGTACAGACACTCATTAGATACTGTCTCCGTCCGAAGCATCAAAATGCTTGCTAGAGCACTCAGGAACGGACGACAAATACAGGACGTAGACAGTGGATGTCGTACATGCTTTGTCAATTTATGAACAAAATAGCCCGAGAGATGGATGATACTGTCGGTTAATTCCTCATATCACTGGGTTCTGGTTCTTCATCGAGCAGTTCAACTGTCCCACGCGTCCCATCGATACGGACGAGTTGCCCGGTCCGGATCCGCTTTGTCGCCTCTGGTACGGAGACGACCGCTGGCAGCCCGTACTCTCGAGCCACGAGCGCACCGTGGCTGACAGCACCACCGACTTCGGAAACCAACCCGGCTGCGTTCAGAAACAGCGGTGTCCATCCAGGGTCCGTCGAGGGCGCAACGAGTATCTCACCGCGTTCGACCGTCGTAACCTTTGGATCGCGGACGACACGGGCCACTCCCTCGACGACACCCGACGAGACTCCAGTACCAACCAGCGCTCCCTCGGGGGCCGCTCTACGGTCCACCTGCCCACGAACTGTTTCACCCTCGCTCGTCAACACGGGGGTGCATCCACGTCGACATCACGGGCGTATTCTCGGCGACGCGCCGTGATATCGACAGCCCACTGAATGGTTCCCTCGCGTACCGACTTTGAAATCGTGATTACTGGTCAGAGATACGCACCGAGTCGGGGTAACGAGGTCAGTCTGTGAGTGAGTCGCACGCTCGCGCCAGAATCTCTAACTCGATCCAGTCGACATCGCCGCCGAGGCAATCGAAATCGGGGATAGACCGCTCAATTTTCGACCGCCTCGTTCTCTGATCTCGTCTCGATACCACCCTCTCAGTCTGCGGCAGGATTTATTCGGGCCGATCTCGAACTGAAAGTGCTATGTCAGATACGATGCAGGCGGTCGTCGTCGCGGAACCGGGCGGCGAGTTCCAGGTCGTCGAACGCGACGTCCCCGACCCCGGGCCGGGCGAGGTCCGAGTCGCCGTCGAGGCCTGTGGCATCTGCCACAGCGACGCCTACGTCAAAGAGGGGACCTACCCGGGCATCTCCTACCCGCGCGTACCGGGTCACGAGATCGCCGGTCGGGTCGACGCCGTCGGCGACGAGGTGGAACAATGGAGCCCCGGCGACCGCGTCGGCGTCGGCTGGCACGGCGGCCACTGTTTCACGTGCGAGGCCTGCCGTCGTGGGAACTTCCTCCAGTGCGAGAACGGCGACGTCACTGGCCTCACGTACGACGGTGGCTACGCCGAGTACGCCACGATCCCCGCCGAAGCCGTCGCGGCCGTGCCCGAGGACCTCGACGCCGCCGACGCCGCACCCCTGCTCTGTGCCGGCGTCACCACCTACAACGCCCTCCGGACCAGCCACGCCGACCCCGGCGACCTCGTCGCGGTCCAGGGCGTCGGCGGTCTCGGCCACCTCGGCGTCCAGTACGCCCACGCCGCCGGGTTCGAGACCGTAGCGCTCTCGCACAGTCCCGACAAGGAGACCCTCGCCCGTGACCTCGGCGCGGACCACTTCGTGAACACCGCCGAGGAAGACCCCGCAGAGCGGTTGCAGGAACTCGGCGGCGCAGACGTGGTACTCGCCACCGCGCCCGTCAGCGACGCCATCGAATCGGTCCTCGGCGGCCTCGGCACCGACGGTCGCGTCGTCGTCGTCGGCGTTCCCGGCGAGCCAGTATCGGTCGATGCCCAGCAGTTGGTCGGCACCCGAAGCGGCGTCGAGGGCTGGGCCTCCGGTCACGCCCGTGACTCCCAAGACACCTTGGAGTTCAGTTCACTCCGCGACATCACCCCCGAGATAGAGACCTACTCGCTGGACGAGGTCGACGCCGCTTACGAGCGGATGATCGAGAACGAGGCTCGCTTCCGGGTCGTGTTGGAACCCTGACTCCGGAGACGAGCCTCGCCTCCGTCGCTCTCGCCCGGTCGGTCGAACGGTTCGTGCGCCGTCACGGTCGCCGGCGAGGCGTTCGGTTTCTGCTGACGGTCGCGCGTAGACTCACTCCATCGCCGCGTTCACGGCGTCGAGAAGGGCGTCGTGTGCTCGGCCGTTCGAGGCGACGATACCTCGGCCGTGAGGCCGCCACGGATCGCCGTCGAGGTCGGTGACGGTGCCGCCCGCCTGCGCGACGTGGTACGCGCCCGCGACGGTGTCCCAGGCGTTCGGGTCCTCGTCGAAGGCCACGGCGGCGTCGAGGGCACCGGACGCGACCATAGACAGCGTCAACTGCGCGGAGCCGAGTCGCCGCACCTCGCCGAACCGTTCCGTGAGTAACTTCGAGAGCGACCCGACGGTGTCGCCGTCGTCGGCCGTCCACCGAAGCGTCGGAGCGACGACGAACGTCTCGGGGTCGGACGCGTCGCTCACGGAGACGGGCCGTCCGTCCGTTCGCGTCCCGTTCGGCGTGGCTCGGTACGTCTCGGAGCGCACGGGCGCGACGTTGACCGCACTCAGGGGGTCGCCGTCTTCGACGACTGCGACGCTCGTCACCCAGTCGTGCATGCCGCGGGTGTAGTTCTGCGTCCCGTCGATGGGGTCGATAATCCACACGTACCCCTCGTCCGGGACGGTTTGTCGTTCGTCCTCCTCTTCACCGACGACTGCGTCGTCGGGGAACTGGTCGCGGACGACAGACACTACCCGGCGCTGCGTCGCCCGGTCGATATCCGTGACGACGTCGGTCTTGCTCGACTTTCGCTCGACGGTCAGGTCGGACCGGAAATGTCGCTTCGCGTACGCTGCCCCTTCGGCGGCGGCGTCGATAGAGACGGTTTCTCTCGTCGGCATACGCACACCTCGTAGGCGAGAACGAAATACTCCCGGATACGGGTCGAACCGTCGCGGCCGCCGCACCCCTCGGAAATCGGTTCGCCCGCCGACCGCGCGTTACCGCAGTTCTTCGAACGCCTCGACGCCCGCCTGCGCGACGGTCATGTCTTGCTCCACTTCACCACCGCTGACGCCGATAGTCGCGACGATTTCGCCGTCGACTTCGAGCGGATAGCCGCCGCCGAAGACGACGATTCGGTTTCGATCCGTCGTCTGAAGCCCGTACAGCGATTCACCGGGTTGGGAGGGCTCGGCGAGTGCGTCCGTACTCGTCTCCAAGGCGGCGGCCGTGTACGCCTTGTTCCGCGATATCTCCACCGACGCCAACCACGCGCCGTCCATCCGGTGTTGGGCGACGAGGTTCCCCTCGTCGGTGGCGACGGTGATCACCATCGGTTGTCCGATTTCGTCGGCTTTCTCTTCGGCCGCTTCGATTACCTCTGTGGCGGTTTCGAGACTAACTGTCTGAGACATTACAGTTCTCGACTCGCGCGCCGCTCACCTATCTCTTGTGACAGTCGAAGCGACGGAGTCGCTTCAGTCCTGCGAATACCGAAGGTTAGGAGACTGTAAGGACAATCAGTTCGTCTCTCGGTGTTTCCCGTCGTCAGGAGATGCGCTGCGTTCGAACGACTCGAAGACCGTCTACCCTCCACTCCTGCAAGTGAAGAGGAGGTCGGACGTCTCTCGACGCCTGCGGCGACTCGGAAACGGAGAACTGACCGGTCAGTCGCCGTCGTCGGGTGACTCGCAGTCGAGCGACGCCTCACAACACGAGGAGACGTAAGAATCGACCTCTCGAACCAGCTTGCAGTCTCGGAACCGTCTGGCGACGATATCGTCACACTCCGTACAGATGAACAGGTACGCGGGCGTGGCGAAGTGGCGAACCCGGACGGGCGCGTCGAGTGCCTCGGCGCGACGCTCGAACGCCGCCCCGTGGTCCGTGGTTCCGAACCGTTGGAACTGTTCGACGTGGACGAGTTCGTGTCTGAGCGTCGCCGTCCACTCGCCGAAGTCGAACGACTCGAACGCCCGCCACGAGAGCGACATCGTACAGGTCGGAGCGCCCCCGTCTTCGCTCAGAGTCGGCCGGTCGGCCCACGCTATCGGGTCGCCGACGGTCGCCTCGGAAATCTTCGGTCGTTTCACCGCCGCCGCCCGCCGTTTCGCTCGGGTCGAAACCTCCCACGACACCCGAGAGAGGTCCACGCGCAGGTCGAACGACGAGACGGCCCGTTCGCAGTACTCCTTCGACAGTTCGACCGACGTCTCGTGGTCGTCGGCGGTTTCGAACTCCCGTCGGAGGCGACTCGCGCGGACTCGTTCGGACACTATCGGCCGGTCAGTCGGCGGCGAGAAAACTGTTCGGGTCTCTCGCAGACGGAGATGTCGAACCGCGCGTGAGACGGGGAGAGAGACGACTCGCGTCCCCGCCGTCACCTTCGAACCGTAAGGGTCTGGTAACCTCCCCGTGGAGAGGGGAACGTGCAACCGACGGCCACCGAAGAGCGGTTACGCGGCGGGTACGCGGGGCGCATGCTGTTGGCCGTCTCGGTGGGATGGGCAGTCCTCCAGACGGGCCGGTTCCTCCTCTCGCCGCTCTTGCCGACTATCATTTCGGACCTCCAGATAACGGAAGCGACCGCAGGAATCGCCCTCGCGCTGTTTCAAGGCGTCTACGCGCTCTCTCAGTATCCGGGCGGCGAGTACTCCGACCGGTGGACGCGCGCGACGCTCATCGTCCCCGGACTGATCGTCCTCGTCGTCGGATTCCTCGCGTTCGGCGTGGCGTGGAGCCTCCCCGCCTTCGTCGCCGCCGCAGTCGTCGTGGGTCTCGGGAAGGGCCTGTTCGCGATTCCGTCGCGCGCGCTCCTCTCGGACCTGTTCGTTCAGCGACGGGGACGCGCGCTGGGCGTCTACGCCGCGGGGACGGACGTCGGCGGCCTCCTCTCGTCGGGTCTCGCAGTGCTGGCTCTTACCTACGCGACGTGGCGCGCACCGTTCTTTCCCGTCGCGGCGGTGTTGGCCTTCGTGACCGTCCTCTACGTCGTCTGGTCGCGAGAGGAGTACGTCGTCGGCGACCCCTCTCTCGACGTCGGCGGGACGGCCCGCCGACTCGCCGCCAGTCCGACGCAACGGCGGACGCTCGCGGCGTTCTCGCTTTTTTACTTCATGGTCGGAGGGTTCATCAACTTCCTCCCGACGTATCTGGCGACGACGAAGGGGTTCTCGCAGGGACTCGCGAGTGCGACGTTCGCCATCGTCTTCGCCGTCGGGTTGGCCGTCAAACCCGTCGCGGGCGGACTCGGCGACCGGTTCTCGCGCCGCGGCATCGCCGTCGTCGGAATCTCGTTTGCGGCGCTCTCGCTGGCGGCACTCGTCGTCGCCGCCTCGGCGCCGGTGGTGTGGGTGTCGGTCGGACTGCTGGCGTTAGGGTACA
This genomic interval carries:
- a CDS encoding MFS transporter, translating into MLLAVSVGWAVLQTGRFLLSPLLPTIISDLQITEATAGIALALFQGVYALSQYPGGEYSDRWTRATLIVPGLIVLVVGFLAFGVAWSLPAFVAAAVVVGLGKGLFAIPSRALLSDLFVQRRGRALGVYAAGTDVGGLLSSGLAVLALTYATWRAPFFPVAAVLAFVTVLYVVWSREEYVVGDPSLDVGGTARRLAASPTQRRTLAAFSLFYFMVGGFINFLPTYLATTKGFSQGLASATFAIVFAVGLAVKPVAGGLGDRFSRRGIAVVGISFAALSLAALVVAASAPVVWVSVGLLALGYKTGFPLADAIIMDDAPDGDMGADLGAARALFLGANAVGPAYVGVVVTYANYTAAFGGLVVCLVVAAGLLLWGERNGS
- a CDS encoding inositol monophosphatase family protein, whose product is MPTRETVSIDAAAEGAAYAKRHFRSDLTVERKSSKTDVVTDIDRATQRRVVSVVRDQFPDDAVVGEEEDERQTVPDEGYVWIIDPIDGTQNYTRGMHDWVTSVAVVEDGDPLSAVNVAPVRSETYRATPNGTRTDGRPVSVSDASDPETFVVAPTLRWTADDGDTVGSLSKLLTERFGEVRRLGSAQLTLSMVASGALDAAVAFDEDPNAWDTVAGAYHVAQAGGTVTDLDGDPWRPHGRGIVASNGRAHDALLDAVNAAME
- a CDS encoding VOC family protein: MSDLRAHHVGITVSDLDRSVEFYADVLGFDVLDRFTVSGDAFSTAVGVDGATGRFAHLDGDGVRVELVEYDPQGEDVPTETVNQSGAKHLGFAVDDVDSFYAGLPSDVETLSEPQTTESGTRICFLRDPESNLVEVLEA
- a CDS encoding GlcG/HbpS family heme-binding protein, with the translated sequence MSQTVSLETATEVIEAAEEKADEIGQPMVITVATDEGNLVAQHRMDGAWLASVEISRNKAYTAAALETSTDALAEPSQPGESLYGLQTTDRNRIVVFGGGYPLEVDGEIVATIGVSGGEVEQDMTVAQAGVEAFEELR
- a CDS encoding PEP-utilizing enzyme, with translation MLTSEGETVRGQVDRRAAPEGALVGTGVSSGVVEGVARVVRDPKVTTVERGEILVAPSTDPGWTPLFLNAAGLVSEVGGAVSHGALVAREYGLPAVVSVPEATKRIRTGQLVRIDGTRGTVELLDEEPEPSDMRN
- a CDS encoding type II toxin-antitoxin system PemK/MazF family toxin, with product MSERSEVRRGDVVILRLDPAEGHEMKKTRPAVVVQNDIGNKNSGTTIVAPATGTYREYPFEVFVEASDSPFEKDSSIRLDQIRAVSIEQRIHSVAGSLDSSTMLDVDEALKLSLSLD
- a CDS encoding alcohol dehydrogenase, with amino-acid sequence MQAVVVAEPGGEFQVVERDVPDPGPGEVRVAVEACGICHSDAYVKEGTYPGISYPRVPGHEIAGRVDAVGDEVEQWSPGDRVGVGWHGGHCFTCEACRRGNFLQCENGDVTGLTYDGGYAEYATIPAEAVAAVPEDLDAADAAPLLCAGVTTYNALRTSHADPGDLVAVQGVGGLGHLGVQYAHAAGFETVALSHSPDKETLARDLGADHFVNTAEEDPAERLQELGGADVVLATAPVSDAIESVLGGLGTDGRVVVVGVPGEPVSVDAQQLVGTRSGVEGWASGHARDSQDTLEFSSLRDITPEIETYSLDEVDAAYERMIENEARFRVVLEP
- a CDS encoding histidine kinase N-terminal 7TM domain-containing protein, which produces MSWQFTPLALPTVGAMIITVVLGGYTLWKIRTESATSLLKSFLLVNVCLVIWTFFSTLKLLHTNPAMKLFFYRLLYFGVAPLGSFALLFVLINTDREDEIRASVLAVLLLVPAVFLLVLFTNPYSLAFESTRVVERGGLVILRVDTGVAHVVLELVYNALVSALAVGLMLSEALRLGRSYLPQALLVTGGIAAPFVFVGLSFVAVPPFTSESINLIPTSAGVTSLALGVAIARYHFLNLPPIAYSTAMEASPDSVLVLDAEKRIIHANERGIELLEQLDISLGDIVTDGHPSLDVEADPEEVVRVDLDGPVYLSVRSQSLERQGYHVGWVVVLRDVTELHEHQQTIVDRNDKLRLLNEILRHDIRNDMMVVLGNARLAQERADDEVTIERLETIVRNSEHASELTDSVRVLMSTMLSDKSATESVRLGSVLTEEVNTLRAGDCSVNIDEPEALSEVQVVANDLLGAVFRNLLTNAVQHNHDESTEIEIAVTRDETDVCVRVSDNGPGIPDERKEDVFGRGEKGLESSGTGLGLYLIDTVVDSYGGDVWIEDNEPTGTTFVVRLRRARVE
- a CDS encoding glycosyltransferase family 2 protein; its protein translation is MDSTAEGREAIQTADAGRTDALVVIPAYNEAATIGSVVIEARTVAGEVLVVDDGSADATAELAEAAGARVVRHEVNRGKGKAIENAFEYARENGWQYLVLLDGDWQHRPKEAETLLSACAEGPDHIIIGSRYLEGNRDDTSLYRRVGQRILDGITEANTGYSVTDSQSGFRAFDRTAIETLAVTDEGFGVESQMLASANERGLSVGEVPISVNYDVPHPNTSNPVRHGVSVAIRLLRAGAIRNPRLFLGVPGAAFAAGGLLGVWWILTAGVSGTLSLVAGVLLSSVLCVVGVVLTTMSVRADGAGQY
- a CDS encoding transcription elongation protein SprT, whose protein sequence is MSERVRASRLRREFETADDHETSVELSKEYCERAVSSFDLRVDLSRVSWEVSTRAKRRAAAVKRPKISEATVGDPIAWADRPTLSEDGGAPTCTMSLSWRAFESFDFGEWTATLRHELVHVEQFQRFGTTDHGAAFERRAEALDAPVRVRHFATPAYLFICTECDDIVARRFRDCKLVREVDSYVSSCCEASLDCESPDDGD